The genomic window aaaaagttagaaAATGCCTTATGCAAGCAGCAAATGCGATAAAAAGATGTGACCCTTTAAAAAAATCAATTTGCAGTCTCCATTTACCTCATACACAGCCAAGTCAATGCCAGCATAAGGGATGATGCCCAACATGTTGGGAACATAACCCTTGTAGAAGGCACccagtccctctctcctgaAGATATGCTTGGCACAGTCCGAGATCCCAGAGTACTGACCAGTTGTCCTCAGGGCAAGTCTTGTTTTGAGTACCTGCAGGTTCAGAATAGAAAACAATAATCAACCAAACAAGTCATGAGTAGGAGGTTATACATTTCTCACCCATAACTCATTTAACTGAAATGCATTTGATAATGGTTTTCAGGGATCTGAATCAGGGAGACAAATTACCTCCATGGGGTAGATGGTGCTCTGAGCAATGACTCCAGCCAGAGAGCCAGCGAGGAAGCGCTCCAAAATACCCAGACTCTCCTTGTTGCTGCCCATCAGGCGTTTGATCTATACAGGcatcaccaggagagagagagaaacgcatTTAGAATACTAAATCTTCCCAATGCAAAACACCAGTAAAAGGATCACTCAGGATAGAATCCAAAGTTTAATCTCAGAAGTAACCAAAGTATTTACCTGCTCATAGGCCATAAACTTGAGAGCAGATTCAGGGGCAATTTTGATGATGTTGACCCCGTTCCCTCTCCACAGTGACCTCATGCCCCCCTCTTTGATCATCTGGGTGAGTCCAGTCATGATACACATGTTGTTGCTACGGGAACCATGAACCTGTCAAATGAAGAACACAGGGGGTCAAATACAATCTCATTACACATCTCCAGTCAGAtgtgtaaaaaacaaacacaaaaaaaagttGCCCTAGGGACACAACTAATCCGCTGACGTAAATTATTGGGCTATTGACACATATTCCCACTCTTATCGTGTACACCAAGAACTACAATCGATGGCGTAACTGTAGCCCATCATGTACATCTGTGAGGAAGGTGTGCTGGCTCCCCTCCAGTAATTGGTTGACAGGAGTGGACTTATCGACCATGCACGCTAAACTAGACTCTGGACCCCTGTTCCAGCACATTTACGTCAAAACTTGGGAGGTACTCGTTAACTAATTTATCACTAAGATAACCAGCCTTGCTGTCATTTCTTTTTTATCTACCATGTCCCTGGAAGGTTACGCAAGCAGTACGCCTTCACCCTGCCAACATTCAAGTTGTCTGATTGAGAAAGTAGGTCCAGTTGTCCTACCTGCATGAGCACTTTGAGCCGGTCTAAAGGGGCGGTGAAGGTTCTAGACACGACTCCCGCACCTCCGCCTGCAGTCAGATGTCTCCACCACATCCCAGTCAGCTTCTCCTCCGAGGTGAACTCATCAGGCACCATCATGTTCTCACCCACATCAAAGATCTGAAGGTGAAGGTCATGgtcagaaaaaaagaaactcaCATCTCTATGAAAGGAGGGTATAAAAGGACTGATCATGGGACAGGGGTCAGTTTCAAGCCAAATACTTTGGAATTAAATAGGTTTCGCCTCAAGGGAAACAGCCATTTTCTTGGTAACCAACTTGTCTAAGAAATAGGAAGTCTGCTTTACTCAACATCTATGGGCAATATTACAAGAGCAAAGGCCAAAGGTCATGATAACTCTTGATAAAGCTTGCCATTAGTCATTTTATATCCTGGGACAGTGAGGGAGACCACACAGATGTAGACTGGTCTGGATACATGACCTGCCTCCCAGTGTACATGCTCTGGATCACTCATGTCAATGAGCGCGATTACCAGAGGGTAAACTCTGGAAATAGTGACGCCAGTTAAACTGATTATGCAACGCTCCGTGACATTTTGCCTGGCCTTTGTCTTGGGTTACCACTGCCAAAAGAGAACATCTATATATTTGTAGCCACGTGGAGCCAACCATTACATGCCAAGTAGACGATGGCACATATGAAATGTAACTGACTACGATTAGGTGGTATAAATGTCAGCTCATTGAGGATGTCAAGAATTTCACTCCTGGGAAAGAGTTCTAGAAAGTAATTATAGCTGCCACATTTTACAGGCCTTTTGCACAAGTGTACGTACTCTTTAGTCATAAGCCTTCCGATTCAGAACCAACTCTAGGACTTAATTTCTGACGCAGGTCTAGGGCTCTTAAAGGGATTGGTGTGTCAATGGAATAGGTTGCGATCGGATGTGCCAACAGGGAACCTATGCTCCCCATTCATGTAAATAAGCTTGTCTCGTCTCTGTTCTCACCGTGGAGTGTTTCCAGTAGAGGATGATCTCTGGGATGTGCTCAGCGGGCTCCAGCAGATTGTACTTGCTCAACTCGTTCCAGTCGATGGTCATTGTTCCATTCTTATCCATACTATTTAAACGAGACAAAAATGTTACATTGCAATACACATTCAAATCAGGGGTGTTCGACAACACAGGCCATAAAGAAAAGTAGGAGGAGGCTTCATCCAGACGACGTTTACCTTTTCAGGACTTTCTCGGCGTGCTGCTGGGAGATGCGTACTCCGAGGTCCTGAAGTGACTGCATGATCTCTTTGGAATCTATACGACATGAACAGAAAGAATTCAACATTAATTCCACTGGGAAAATGTATGCCATGGTCCAGAGCCAATGGCCTAACTCCTATTTATCATCTGTTCATTCGTGTGAATGGGTGCAACTGTACCTGCACTCTTTTGGTCAAGACTCTTGAAGACAAGTTTCAGATCTTTCTCATGATCTTGCAAATAGTGAACAAACTCCTCAAAGGCCAGCTGTCCATCCAAGTCCTTCTCTTTGTGTTTCACAGCTTTCTacaggagagaaaagaaaaaagctaAAAACTTAATCTCAGAACCAATGCACGACACTAGCATTACAGAGTTAACAGTCCCAGTACACCCAGGTGGTTTATGGGACGCATTCATGGACCTTGGCAGTTGCCCTTCATTATAAGCATTTGGCTTGAATTCTGTACTAAGGCCTCAGGTAGCCAATTTAATGGGCCATGCTTGACTAGTTTCACAATTTCAGTGCCCTGCCAACAACATTTATTTCAGCAATGTCTGCAACATGAGGGAGATGTTCCAAAAACATTTGTGGCAATTCAGAGACAGTGGTACTGTTACACTATTCAAACAAGCAGATCAAATATCCGTTAGCCTGCAACCCCAATGCTGGCGGCCCAGTCCAATTTTAGACCAGGTAGGCCTAGACAGGATCAGGCCTCGCTGGCATAGTGTGTCTTGGCACGTCGACCCATCGTTAAGGATATAGATAGATGTTCTGAAGTCGTGGCTACTACACGCGCTGTAGACGCTAGTCTATGCCAAGAACATTGCTCCTTGGCAAGTGGGTCACGGACATGCACTGTCGGGACGGAGTTTGAAACTAGTAATCAGGTAAATCATCCAATTCAATTAGCCTTCATTTTACACGTCATCAACTTGTAAATCTTGGAGACTCCACAAAATAAATTAACTATTAACGATATATAAAAGTAAGATTATGATCAAGTCTCATCTCAAGCCCCCATGCACTTAAAAAAATGTAACGCATTAGAGCACACCACTTTCCGCCATTTATGCAGACACTCGGAAGTGGGCAGTACTTACAGGAATGTGTAGTTTAAGGCACACCCCGCTTTAACTTTTGATTCAAAAGTTTTGAACTTATTAAACAAAGTTCATGATATTAACTTCAGACATACTCTGTCAGTTCTTACCCTTCTCCATTTCTGGTATGTTGAAAATTCCTGAGTCGGTAGAAATACACTCAACTTGAAGAGGGATTTCAGCTCCGATGGTAGTCCATTTGACTCAAAATATTCAAATTCAATCGGGTCTATATTCGGAACAGGCACATAAAGGCAAAGACCAAGCATGTTGATATCAAAATAAAAACGTTCcactataaataaataaatagaaagcTGAAGCGATGGGAGACTCCCGAAAGGAAAGAGAACGATCCTCTTAAAATGCCGGTAAGGAAGTGGCTCGTGTTTAAGAAGCGTTTAACCACTCCCTTTTATAAAAAAGGATCCGTATCATTGGCTgctaccttttttttttctcactacCATTTTCATTGACGACGTCAATTTACCAACCACAGCGTCAACCCATTGATTGGCCCCTCAAACATGGAGGCCCCTTCCTTTGTGCGTCATAGGCTATGGGGCACACGCCCTCTaacttactttttttttttttttacagctagATCTCCTTCTACATTTCGTGTTGAGCAtccagaaacaggaagtcaggtggctgagcggtgagggaattgtgctagtaatccgaaggttgccagttcgattcccggtcatgccaactgactttgtgtccttaggcaaggcacttcaccctacttgccttgggggaatgtccctgtacttactgtaagtcgctctggataagagcgtctgctaaatgtaaacaagTTTCTCATTTATTTTGgcattgtatatatatatataaaacgtTTATGGAAAGATATTCACAGTTTTATAATTTGTAATATTCTTGATGACTTTAGTTTCTTGTGGGAGAATGTGCTGCTCGGTTTCCTTAACCATAGTAAAGATAGAGAAACAATTTTACCTTGTAAATCTAATTGTGCTGATGGCTACAATTCATATTCATAAGTGTAAATTCACAAATAAAAAGCCACTCTTCTGTGTTTTCTACAGGGAATTGAGCagtaaccctgtaagacccctggTTGTAAAATTACAATGTCACTTTTAGCTCCCTAATTtcaaatttctttttttttgaaagaccaTATTTATCCAATGGCATTGCAAGACAAGACATTAGGACAATAGGCTACTTTTTtttgcaaatgtgttttttggagagctaaaAGTGATGTTGCAATTTTAAAcagggtcttacagggttaagtTAAAACTGTACATTTGTGTGCATCCTTTAATGTATTTGTATGATCTATCATTTATTGTACCCCCTAGCATATGTAATCACTACTTGTTTGTATCCTGCTTGTTTGTATACTAATCTTTCATCACTGACATTTGTTCTAGTATTTAAACAACAACCTACAGTGTGAACAGTCAACTGTTCTGCACGGCTTGCAGCAGGCATGGAGCCAGGCCATCTCATCAGGTCTGGAGCTGGAAGTACATCAAGACTTAGGGTGCACGTGGCAGACAGCTGAGACTGGAGCTATCAGGGTGCCATCGCACTGGTTATTACAGTAAATCATACAGACCTTAAGTGAAATAACTTATGATATTAGCTATCATGCAAACCCTTACACAAGCAATGAAATGCTAGCATGCAACAGCACAGTATTTCAGAGCTAAATGGATTCACAAGAATAAAAGGATAGTTTGATACAGTTTATTGGACATATTAACTATAATACAAGGAATATATACATTATTTAGCTCATCATGGATTAAAATGGAATTAAATCAAAAAGCATTGTGATAAAAACAAAGGGAGTGCACACAAGTTTATTATATGCCAAATTAAGCTGTTTTGCAGAACCAGTGTTATTCAACATAAGCTCCAATTACCAAgtcaaacaacaaaacaaagtgTGATACCCCCTGGGTCAAGGCAATGATTCCCTGTCTCATTGCACACAGTCTGTTGTTTTGGCCACCATGAATGTGTCTGTATTTCGGGTTTCACACCAGATAACCTTTCCGATAGGGCCACTGTAACGGAAAAAAACAGGAAGGAAGTAAACAGGTCACTAAACTGTATCAGTTTTATTATCAGTAGAACTAGTCCACTTGTCAAGAAAACAGTACAGAGGGCATATATGTTCTTAACAAAACTAGTGTAATGAACATAGTGGTCCAAATGTATGCAACAGAAACTTGATGAACCTAACCCTCATTCTAAGCTAGTTACCGGTATATGCATTTGGAGTCTAATTAAATATGTCACACAAAAAATGCACAGGAGCTGCTGTAGCTATACCATATCAGATAAGTGATCATAACTATTCATATCAAGATTGCTCTTTGTAATCATTTAAAGACACATTGTAAACcattttatttgtgtttgtttgtagcaTGAAAGCCCTTGAAGGAGCATGTTAAAAAATGTCTCAAATTATACATTACCAATACACCTGGGCTGCACACCGCATAATGCCCATAAAGCAAACCAAAAAACAAGAGAATTAATCAATTAATCAATGTAGTGCGTGAACAAATAAGAAATTATTTCTTATTATATCCGTTTACCCATTTCAGGTCATCTTTCATATCGTGGCAGTTGACCATTATtttgagtaggcctacattacTATTACCAATCAAAATGACTAAAATCTTCTGAAACTAAATCTCTGGCGCTCTCTACTGGCCCATGGTTTTGGAACGTGTGTGCGTCTGAGACGGTCAATGGATTCAACCTTATGGTTCATAGGACCTtatgtttaaaaataaataaacacaattAAAATGTATCTCCTTGCATGGACCGTAGCTTAAATACATTCCTGTCTATGGCATATTACCAACTTTACAAACGACTTTTCCCTTGGTAGCCTATCTCAAGTGAAAACGTTGAATTCATTATTTTATGTAAATACATATGCCACAAAGCAATTAACCGCAATAATGATTGAGTTACTTTATAAATACACAATTTTAGGAAGTACTGCCCCTTAGGCTACCAATAAAACAAGTAAATAGGAAAATGGAACAAGCTTGGACGGGGAAATGGGCGGACTAACCACTTGGGGTTGCCGTGCGCAGACATTGCAACGAAGTTGCAGAGTTGATATCGATCACACTGTCATCAATTTGTGTGCAAATTCACACTGTAAATTTGTGTGCATCCTTTAATGTATTTGTATGATCTATCATTTATTGTACCCCCTAGCATATGTAATCACTACTTGTTTGTATCCTGCTTGTTTGTATACTAATCTTTCATCACTGACATTTGTTCTAGTATTTAAACAACAACCTACAGTGTGAACAGTCAACTGTTCTGCACGGCTTGCAGCAGGCATGGAGCCAGGCCATCTCATCAGGTCTGGAGCTGGAAGTACATCAAGACTTAGGGTGCACGTGGCAGACAGCTGAGACTGGAGCTATCAGGGTGCCATCGCACTGGTTATTACAGTAAATCATACAGACCTTAAGTGAAATAACTTATGATATTAGCTATCATGCAAACCCTTACACAAGCAATGAAATGCTAGCATGCAACAGCACAGTATTTCAGAGCTAAATGGATTCACAAGAATAAAAGGATAGTTTGATACAGTTTATTGGACATATTAACTATAATACAAGGAATATATACATTATTTAGCTCATCATGGATTAAAATGGAATTAAATCAAAAAGCATTGTGATAAAAACAAAGGGAGTGCACACAAGTTTATTATATGCCAAATTAAGCTGTTTTGCAGAACCAGTGTTATTCAACATAAGCTCCAATTACCAAgtcaaacaacaaaacaaagtgTGATACCCCCTGGGTCAAGGCAATGATTCCCTGTCTCATTGCACACAGTCTGTTGTTTTGGCCACCATGAATGTGTCTGTATTTCGGGTTTCACACCAGATAACCTTTCCGATAGGGCCACTGTAACGGAAAAAAACAGGAAGGAAGTAAACAGGTCACTAAACTGTATCAGTTTTATTATCAGTAGAACTAGTCCACTTGTCAAGAAAACAGTACAGAGGGCATATATGTTCTTAACAAAACTAGTGTAATGAACATAGTGGTCCAAATGTATGCAACAGAAACTTGATGAACCTAACCCTCATTCTAAGCTAGTTACCGGTATATGCATTTGGAGTCTAATTAAATATGTCACACAAAAAATGCACAGGAGCTGCTGTAGCTATACCATATCAGATAAGTGATCATAACTATTCATATCAAGATTGCTCTTTGTAATCATTTAAAGACACATTGTAAACcattttatttgtgtttgtttgtagcaTGAAAGCCCTTGAAGGAGCATGTTAAAAAATGTCTCAAATTATACATTACCAATACACCTGGGCTGCACACCGCATAATGCCCATAAAGCAAACCAAAAAACAAGAGAATTAATCAATTAATCAATGTAGTGCGTGAACAAATAAGAAATTATTTCTTATTATATCCGTTTACCCATTTCAGGTCATCTTTCATATCGTGGCAGTTGACCATTATtttgagtaggcctacattacTATTACCAATCAAAATGACTAAAATCTTCTGAAACTAAATCTCTGGCGCTCTCTACTGGCCCATGGTTTTGGAACGTGTGTGCGTCTGAGACGGTCAATGGATTCAACCTTATGGTTCATAGGACCTtatgtttaaaaataaataaacacaattAAAATGTATCTCCTTGCATGGACCGTAGCTTAAATACATTCCTGTCTATGGCATATTACCAACTTTACAAACGACTTTTCCCTTGGTAGCCTATCTCAAGTGAAAACGTTGAATTCATTATTTTATGTAAATACATATGCCACAAAGCAATTAACCGCAATAATGATTGAGTTACTTTATAAATACACAATTTTAGGAAGTACTGCCCCTTAGGCTACCAATAAAACAAGTAAATAGGAAAATGGAACAAGCTTGGACGGGGAAATGGGCGGACTAACCACTTGGGGTTGCCGTGCGCAGACATTGCAACGAAGTTGCAGAGTTGATATCGATCACACTGTCATCAATTTGTGTGCAGTGAAGTTAGTTTGGCTTGGTTTATTGCACGGTTGAGGCGCGCCTGCTCTGGACCAGAAGTTAACCGATGTTGAATATAACAGAGGAAAATCCGATTATTTTGAAAGCGAATAATGTATTGGTCCCTATCTTTGGGTCTATTCCTTAGGTTTATCCCCCACTATAGATTTCGAGCGTTTGCAGTTTAGTCAATGCTCCTCAAAATTTTAAGAGGTTATATTTTGAAGTTCTAAGCAATGTTTCACAAGATATTACAAGGTAAGTTAAATCATCACAATTTAATGGTTTAAAATGAATAGTGAATTGTAAACCTAATGCTACATTTTTATTATCAAATATCATCAGAGATTCATTCCGGAATAAAAGGACAAGACATTTGGATGAAATCAAGATCTATGACTGTCTAGTTTTTTCGTAAACAGTCTTTGAATGGTTTAAACATTGTATCTTGTAAGCCTTTAAGAACGTTTTCGCGACCACTGCAATGGCTTTTTTTGTCAAGAAGAAGAAATTTAAATTTCAGACAAATTTAATTTTGGAGGAGTTGTCCGCAGTGCCTTTTGTCAATGGAGTATTGTTTTGCAAACTGAGATTACTGGATGGAGGAGACTTTATTGCAACTTCTTCAAGGTAAACATTTTACAATGCCCTCCTAATATATGCTGTGTGTTTCTTAACAATGCCATTAAGCATAATCATAAATAAATGATTAGTTCACATGACGGCATGGATCCCATATATTATTGGATCTGCGAGCAAAGAATGGCCTTCTACAGTATATATGAGGCTATTGAAGTACTCAAAGTAAAGTTATCAACTGTGACCATTGGTGTTCTAATAGCCTGTTGGTCTGAAATGTAGAAAATGAAGGAAAAGTGGGTCAGTGGTCACTGGGTCAGCAAGTAAAAGTGCAGCCCTCAAAAGTTGTCTACAGTTACTGTCCTTTAGCTCTTAATTATCATTGAAGTCACATACACTCCTACCCGAACCTCAGTACACAAAAGCTTTTGTCTTTCTTTGTGAAGGCCGTGGTATTAAGTCCAAGGATCTGGCTAAGTCTGCTGTTATGAGTGTTTTTCATGCCCTATTGCTCTTATATAAGCAGAAGATTTTTTTGTGTGCTCCCAGAGGTAAGTCTGGTTCCTCAGAGTTCTGTGGCAAAGATCCCTATGACGCATTCAGCTGAACTTCTGAACTGCGAGCTCCCATGTGTCCTAAGACGGGCATTTGAAAGCAAGCGTACAAACCAGCTtcccacaacaaccacaatcCTGGTCAACTTTGAGTGGACGTTTTTCCACGCCTGTCATCATCAGTGAACACATAAAAAGTATAAACAAATGgtgcccctcccactctcttcccctcacagccacacagcagcCTCTGATGTGATGCCCTGGGCATCTATGTCAGGCTGGTATCTTGGATTATGTAACTCATGCCACTCTGCCTGCTTATCTCTGGAATCGGAGCACAAAGAACAAGGACTCCTCAGAGACAGAATTGAGTTTTCCACTGTCTCGAACCCAGATTTGGAGTTATGTCACAGGCCTGGAGAGTACAGTACACAACCCCTTCTTTGTTCTGTCAGACCATGCCTGTTGTTGTGTCTGAAATACTTTTGAATTAATATAGAGTTTGACCACTGGGCCATGCCTCTATAGTCAGGCCTCTAGTCAAACTTCTTTATGGAGGACAAAACCCACTAAGCAGGTTTAATCACGTTATAAATGTGATTGAAACTCTGGTTCTAATGGCTTTGGGGATATACATTGGGGTTGGGTCTCTATTCGCCTTGCCCATGTTAGGTATTAGGAAAGAATACAGTCGCCAGAGAGGTTTGGCAAGGGAGATGCAATTTGTACTCCCTGAAGGTATTTGAGTTATAGAACTGAAAGCCAGTTTAGATCGAGTCAAGCTGCAGGAACCTACAGTTACTGTAGTGGTGTTTCAAATGGCCATCTGCTCTAATTAGATCCGTTTCTCGATCTGGTTcatgttagtgtgtgcgtgtgtgtgttgacgtgtgtgggggaggaagggggtttGGACTACAATGAAAAGGAGAGTTGCAATGCAGAGAAGTGAC from Osmerus eperlanus chromosome 28, fOsmEpe2.1, whole genome shotgun sequence includes these protein-coding regions:
- the slc25a25a gene encoding calcium-binding mitochondrial carrier protein SCaMC-2-A, whose product is MLGLCLYVPVPNIDPIEFEYFESNGLPSELKSLFKLSVFLPTQEFSTYQKWRRKAVKHKEKDLDGQLAFEEFVHYLQDHEKDLKLVFKSLDQKSADSKEIMQSLQDLGVRISQQHAEKVLKSMDKNGTMTIDWNELSKYNLLEPAEHIPEIILYWKHSTIFDVGENMMVPDEFTSEEKLTGMWWRHLTAGGGAGVVSRTFTAPLDRLKVLMQVHGSRSNNMCIMTGLTQMIKEGGMRSLWRGNGVNIIKIAPESALKFMAYEQIKRLMGSNKESLGILERFLAGSLAGVIAQSTIYPMEVLKTRLALRTTGQYSGISDCAKHIFRREGLGAFYKGYVPNMLGIIPYAGIDLAVYETLKNSWLQKYGTNSTDPGILVLLACGTVSSTCGQLASYPLALVRTRMQAQAMFEGSPQMTMSGLFKQIIRTEGPTGLYRGLAPNFLKVIPAVSISYVVYENLKTSLGVTSR